In a single window of the Diospyros lotus cultivar Yz01 chromosome 10, ASM1463336v1, whole genome shotgun sequence genome:
- the LOC127811089 gene encoding uncharacterized protein LOC127811089 translates to MAPSKKWMNLVNDRFNEAYQIGVQKFLDYALKKLGAKNKIRCPCTKCCNTDLGTRDSIEAHLMIHGISEGYTFWYHHGELSNEPQSESEDEENEILQYDTSAPDDSDDEIQQFINDLYPRFKGLDENNEDVEFPNTQNLPKMEPNNGAKQFYKLIDDLEQPIYPGSLVSRLSAILKLLHIKSLGRWSNKSFTMLLQLLKELLPGGSFLPDSYYNAKKVLHDIGLSYEKYDSCVNDCMLYWKTDNGCDCCKVCGASRWKKDYRSGEFKMKTNGRKIPIKTLRYFPLKPRLQRLFMSSKTASSMRWHFDKRVDDGVIRHPVDSIAWKDFDKVHPNFASEPRNVRLGLASDGFQPFSNSRTPYSIWPVALIPYNVEPWVCMKPSNFLLSMLIPGPDGPGDAIDTYFQPLIDELKELWELGVETFDVSTRQNFTMHAALMWMINDFPAYGILSGWSTKGKLACLCCNKNTFSTRLTNSGEQCYMCHRHYLPMNHKWRNNRVSFDGTRERGVAPNLLSCVDVLR, encoded by the coding sequence ATGGCACCTAGTAAGAAGTGGATGAATCTTGTCAATGATCGATTTAATGAAGCTTATCAAATAGGGGTACAAAAGTTTCTAGATTATGCTTTAAAGAAGTTGGGTGCCAAAAATAAGATTCGGTGCCCATGCACGAAATGTTGCAATACTGATCTTGGAACTCGTGATTCTATTGAGGCACATCTAATGATACATGGAATATCTGAAGGgtatacattttggtatcatcATGGTGAACTAAGCAACGAGCCTCAATCTGAGTCTgaggatgaagaaaatgagatcTTACAATATGATACTAGTGCTCCAGATGATAGTGATGATGAGATCCAACAATTCATAAATGATTTGTACCCTCGGTTTAAAGGATTAGACGAAAATAATGAAGATGTTGAATttccaaatacccaaaatttGCCTAAAATGGAACCGAATAATGGAGCCAAACAGTTTTACAAGTTGATAGATGACCTTGAGCAACCAATATATCCTGGTTCACTAGTTTCAAGATTATCTGCAATTCTTAAATTGTTGCATATAAAGAGTCTTGGTCGTTGGAGTAATAAGTCATTCACTATGTTGTTGCAATTGTTAAAAGAACTCTTACCTGGAGGGTCTTTCTTACCAGACTCATACTATAATGCGAAAAAGGTATTGCATGACATTGGTTTGTCTTATGAAAAGTATGACTCTTGTGTGAATGATTGCATGTTGTATTGGAAGACCGACAATGGATGTGACTGTTGCAAGGTATGTGGTGCTTCTCGATGGAAGAAAGATTATCGTAGTGGAGAATTTAAGATGAAAACAAATGGCAGGAAAATACCAATAAAAACTCTACGTTACTTTCCATTAAAGCCACGACTTCAGAGGTTGTTTATGTCTTCCAAGACAGCCTCTTCTATGAGATGGCATTTTGATAAAAGAGTAGATGATGGAGTGATAAGACACCCAGTTGATTCAATAGCGTGGAAGGATTTTGATAAAGTCCATCCAAATTTTGCCTCAGAACCTCGTAATGTTAGACTTGGTCTTGCTAGTGATGGCTTTCAACCTTTTTCTAATTCAAGAACACCGTATAGTATATGGCCAGTAGCGCTTATTCCGTATAATGTGGAGCCTTGGGTTTGCATGAAGCCATCTAATTTCCTTTTGTCAATGCTTATCCCAGGACCAGATGGACCAGGGGATGCAATTGATACTTACTTCCAACCATTGATAGATGAATTAAAGGAGCTGTGGGAATTGGGTGTCGAAACCTTTGATGTGTCAACACGTCAAAATTTTACGATGCATGCAGCTTTGATGTGGATGATCAATGACTTCCCTGCTTATGGGATTTTATCTGGATGGAGTACAAAAGGAAAATTAGCATGTCTTTGTTGTAACAAGAATACTTTTTCGACAAGGCTTACTAACAGTGGGGAACAATGTTATATGTGTCATCGACATTATTTGCCTATGAATCACAAATGGAGAAATAATAGGGTTTCATTTGATGGTACAAGGGAAAGAGGGGTCGCTCCAAACTTACTTTCTTGTGTAGATGTTCTGAGGTAA